From the Deltaproteobacteria bacterium genome, one window contains:
- the lsrF gene encoding 3-hydroxy-5-phosphonooxypentane-2,4-dione thiolase, which produces MPDAEEILEARDVSEMAWEDASVNEKSIKGADNIGWGMRNRLSRLIKPDGHCQFLPIDHGYFQGPTRCLERPGETIRDLVPYADGLFVTRGVLRTCVAPDIDTPIILRVSGGTSVIGKDLSDEIITTSVEEMIRLNVAAVGLSIFVGSDYEKQALESLALLVNECEDYGIPVMAVTAVGKELEKRTARYLALSCRIAAELGAKLVKTYYCAEDFEKVTNGCPVPVVMAGGPKCETELEVFDFVYDGMQKGAIGVNLGRNVWQNPHPLAMMRALNAVVHDGVTPKQAFDLFKSLQNA; this is translated from the coding sequence ATGCCGGATGCAGAAGAAATTTTGGAAGCAAGGGATGTGTCAGAGATGGCATGGGAGGATGCGAGTGTCAATGAGAAGTCCATCAAGGGGGCTGATAACATTGGCTGGGGGATGAGAAATCGCCTGTCCCGGCTGATCAAGCCGGATGGACACTGCCAGTTTCTTCCCATAGACCATGGGTATTTCCAGGGCCCCACCAGGTGTCTTGAGAGACCTGGCGAAACCATCAGAGACCTTGTCCCTTATGCCGACGGTCTGTTTGTGACCAGAGGGGTTCTACGCACCTGCGTGGCCCCTGACATTGACACGCCAATCATCTTGAGGGTTTCGGGGGGCACCAGTGTTATCGGCAAAGACCTCTCCGACGAAATCATAACCACCTCCGTAGAAGAAATGATCCGGCTCAACGTGGCGGCAGTGGGGCTTTCCATTTTTGTTGGAAGTGATTACGAAAAACAAGCCCTGGAGTCCCTGGCCTTATTGGTCAATGAGTGTGAAGATTATGGAATACCGGTTATGGCTGTTACGGCAGTCGGCAAAGAACTCGAAAAACGAACCGCACGCTACCTGGCCCTGTCCTGCCGTATCGCGGCTGAATTGGGCGCAAAGCTCGTAAAAACCTACTACTGCGCCGAAGACTTCGAAAAGGTGACCAATGGATGCCCGGTACCGGTAGTCATGGCAGGTGGACCAAAATGCGAGACCGAGCTGGAAGTCTTTGACTTTGTTTATGATGGTATGCAGAAGGGCGCCATTGGGGTCAACTTAGGAAGAAACGTCTGGCAAAACCCACACCCGTTAGCCATGATGAGGGCGCTAAACGCCGTTGTCCACGATGGTGTCACGCCAAAACAGGCATTCGATCTGTTCAAGAGCCTTCAAAATGCCTGA
- a CDS encoding zinc-dependent dehydrogenase produces the protein MRVAMYYNNKDIRIEEIPTPEIGRGELLVRIEASGICGSDVMEWYRIKKAPLVLGHEIAGQVVQVEEGVNRYKKGDRVVASHHVPCNTCRFCLRGHHTVCDTLRRTNFDPGGFAEYVRLPAINVDRGVYLIPHGVSFEEASFAEPLACVWRAQETAGIGPGDTVVVIGSGIAGLLHIQLACALGATRVVATDISEDRLRAAKRFGADATIHAKEDIVSEVRRINDGWLADKVMVCTGAVSANLQALQLVERGGTVLFFAPTDPGVKVPVSINDLFFRNDVVLMTSYAGSPADHVTALELIRARRVRVSEMISHRLSLAETGKGFKLVAEARDSIKVIIEPQR, from the coding sequence ATGCGCGTAGCCATGTACTACAACAATAAGGATATCCGGATAGAGGAAATCCCCACTCCAGAAATCGGCCGGGGTGAACTCCTGGTGCGTATAGAGGCCAGCGGCATCTGTGGCAGCGATGTAATGGAATGGTACCGAATCAAAAAGGCGCCTCTGGTTCTTGGCCACGAGATTGCCGGACAAGTGGTCCAAGTCGAGGAAGGAGTTAATAGATACAAGAAAGGAGATCGGGTGGTTGCGTCGCACCACGTTCCCTGCAACACCTGCCGTTTCTGCCTCAGGGGACATCACACGGTGTGTGATACGCTTCGCCGAACTAATTTTGATCCTGGGGGCTTTGCTGAATATGTGCGATTGCCTGCGATCAATGTGGACCGGGGCGTATATCTCATTCCCCATGGAGTATCCTTTGAGGAGGCGAGTTTCGCAGAGCCGCTCGCCTGTGTGTGGCGTGCACAAGAGACAGCAGGGATTGGGCCTGGTGACACGGTGGTGGTAATCGGAAGCGGCATAGCGGGCCTGCTCCACATTCAGCTTGCCTGTGCTCTTGGTGCAACCCGGGTGGTCGCCACGGATATCAGCGAGGACCGCTTGAGAGCGGCCAAGAGGTTTGGAGCAGACGCAACGATTCATGCCAAGGAAGATATTGTGTCTGAGGTACGTCGGATTAATGATGGCTGGCTGGCAGACAAGGTGATGGTATGTACCGGCGCTGTGTCGGCGAATTTGCAGGCTCTCCAACTGGTGGAACGGGGAGGTACAGTGCTTTTTTTTGCTCCCACGGATCCTGGCGTTAAGGTTCCGGTATCCATCAACGATCTCTTCTTTAGAAACGACGTTGTCCTTATGACTTCCTATGCGGGAAGCCCAGCGGATCACGTAACCGCCCTTGAGCTCATTCGTGCTCGCCGTGTGCGCGTCAGTGAGATGATTTCACATCGGCTGAGCCTGGCAGAGACGGGCAAAGGCTTTAAATTGGTGGCCGAGGCCAGGGATTCGATTAAGGTTATCATCGAACCACAAAGATAG